A window of the Enterobacteriaceae bacterium 4M9 genome harbors these coding sequences:
- the ubiI gene encoding FAD-dependent 2-octaprenylphenol hydroxylase, whose amino-acid sequence MQSVDVAIVGGGMVGLALACGLQGSGLRIAVLEQQVAEKLDSNAPPALRVSAINGASEKLLTRLGVWNAIEAQRASRYHGMEVWDRDSFGRISFEDSSFGFSHLGHIIENAVIHQALWEKAQSCADITLLAPVEMQQIAWGENEAFLTLKDGTMLTARLVVGADGARSWLRQQADIPLASWDYRHHALVATIRTAEPHDAVARQVFHGDGVLAFLPLSDPYLCSIVWSLSPDEAVRMREADEEIFNQALTVAFDNRLGLCQVESERQVFPLTGRYARQFAAHRLALVGDAAHTIHPLAGQGVNLGFMDAAELIAQVRRLHEQGKDIGQYLYLRRYERSRKHSAALMLASMQGFRELFAGSNPAKKLLRDIGLKLADTLPGVKPQLIRQAMGLNDLPDWLR is encoded by the coding sequence GTGCAAAGCGTTGATGTGGCAATTGTCGGTGGCGGCATGGTTGGGCTGGCGTTAGCCTGCGGCCTGCAGGGCAGCGGTTTGCGTATTGCCGTGCTTGAGCAGCAGGTGGCAGAAAAACTCGACAGCAACGCTCCTCCTGCGCTGCGGGTCTCGGCAATCAACGGCGCGAGCGAGAAGCTGCTTACCCGCCTTGGCGTCTGGAATGCGATTGAAGCACAGCGTGCCAGCCGCTATCACGGTATGGAGGTCTGGGACCGCGACAGCTTCGGGCGCATCAGCTTTGAAGACAGCAGCTTTGGTTTTAGCCACCTCGGGCATATTATTGAAAACGCGGTCATCCACCAGGCGCTGTGGGAAAAAGCGCAAAGCTGTGCCGATATCACGCTGCTGGCGCCGGTTGAAATGCAGCAGATAGCCTGGGGCGAGAACGAAGCCTTTCTCACCCTCAAAGATGGCACGATGTTGACCGCCAGACTCGTAGTGGGTGCCGATGGCGCTCGCTCATGGCTGCGCCAGCAGGCAGATATCCCGCTGGCATCCTGGGATTACCGTCATCATGCGCTGGTGGCGACAATTCGCACTGCCGAGCCGCATGATGCTGTCGCGCGCCAGGTTTTCCACGGCGATGGCGTGCTGGCTTTCCTGCCGTTAAGCGATCCTTACCTGTGCTCTATTGTCTGGTCGCTGTCACCGGACGAAGCCGTGCGGATGCGTGAAGCCGATGAGGAAATTTTCAATCAGGCGCTGACGGTCGCGTTTGATAACCGCCTGGGCTTGTGCCAGGTAGAGAGTGAGCGCCAGGTGTTCCCGCTGACCGGCCGTTACGCGCGCCAGTTTGCCGCCCACCGTCTGGCGCTGGTGGGCGATGCTGCCCATACCATTCACCCGCTTGCCGGGCAGGGTGTAAATCTCGGCTTTATGGATGCAGCAGAGTTAATTGCGCAAGTGCGCCGCCTGCATGAGCAGGGTAAGGATATTGGTCAGTATCTTTATCTGCGCCGTTACGAACGCAGCCGCAAGCACAGTGCAGCGCTAATGCTGGCGAGTATGCAGGGCTTTCGCGAATTGTTTGCAGGCAGTAATCCGGCAAAAAAACTGCTGCGTGATATTGGTCTGAAGCTTGCCGATACGCTGCCGGGGGTAAAACCTCAGCTGATTCGCCAGGCGATGGGGCTAAACGATCTACCTGACTGGCTGCGTTAA
- the gcvH gene encoding glycine cleavage system protein GcvH yields MSNVPNDLKYSKEHEWLRKEADGTYTVGITEHAQQLLGDMVFVDLPEVGKTVSAGDDCAVAESVKAASDIYAPVSGEIVAVNESLGDEPELVNAEPYGDGWIFRIKASDESQVAALLSADAYAALLEDE; encoded by the coding sequence ATGAGCAATGTGCCGAATGATTTGAAATACAGTAAAGAGCACGAGTGGCTGCGCAAGGAAGCCGACGGAACCTATACCGTGGGTATTACCGAACATGCGCAGCAGTTGCTGGGTGACATGGTATTTGTTGACTTGCCGGAAGTGGGTAAAACCGTCAGCGCCGGCGATGACTGCGCGGTTGCGGAATCAGTGAAAGCCGCCTCTGATATTTATGCACCGGTGAGCGGTGAAATTGTGGCGGTGAACGAATCACTGGGTGACGAGCCTGAGCTTGTGAACGCCGAACCTTACGGTGATGGCTGGATTTTCCGCATCAAGGCCAGCGACGAAAGTCAGGTTGCCGCGCTGCTGAGTGCAGACGCTTATGCAGCCCTGTTAGAAGACGAATAA
- the gcvP gene encoding aminomethyl-transferring glycine dehydrogenase, whose translation MTQTLSQLEHSEAFIDRHIGPTPEQQKQMLDAVGATSLDALIAQIVPADIQLAQPPQTGEAATEFAALAELKAIAGRNKRFKSYIGMGYAGVQTPPVILRNMLENPGWYTAYTPYQPEVSQGRLEALLNFQQLTLDLTGMDLASASLLDEATAAAEAMAMAKRISKLKSANRFFVAQDIHPQTLDVVRTRAETFGFDVIVDEAHKALDHQDLFGVLLQQVGTTGEVHDYSALITELKSRKVVVSVAADMMALVLLTAPGKQGADIVFGSAQRFGVPMGYGGPHAAFFAVSDEHKRAMPGRIIGVSRDAAGNTALRMAMQTREQHIRREKANSNICTSQVLLANIAGLYAVWHGPEGLKRIANRIHRFTDILAVGLQNKGLHLRHSSWFDTLCVEVADKASVLARAQAREINLRSDLPGAVGITLDETTTREDVIALFDVLLGDGHGLDPQTLDKDVAHDSRSIPQAMLRDDAILAHPVFNSYHSETEMMRYMHSLERKDLALNQAMIPLGSCTMKLNAAAEMIPITWPEFAELHPFCPANQAEGYHQMIAQLSEWLVKLTGYDALCMQPNSGAQGEYAGLLAIRRYHESRNEGHRDICLIPSSAHGTNPASAQMAGMQVVVVACDKDGNIDLADLRAKAEQAGSQLSCIMVTYPSTHGVYEETIREACEVVHEFGGQVYLDGANMNAQVGITTPGFIGADVSHLNLHKTFCIPHGGGGPGMGPIGVKAHLAPFVPGHSVVQIEDMLTTQGAVSAAPFGSASILPISWMYIRMMGAQGLKKASQVAILNANYIASRLKDAWPVLYTGRDGRVAHECILDVRPLKEQTGISELDVAKRLIDYGFHAPTMSFPVAGTLMVEPTESESKVELDRFIDAMLAIRAEIDRVAKGEWPLADNPLVNAPHTQQELVAEWGHPYSRELAVFPAGSSNKYWPTVKRLDDVWGDRNLFCSCVPMSEYQ comes from the coding sequence ATGACTCAGACCTTAAGCCAGCTGGAACACAGCGAAGCCTTTATCGACAGGCACATTGGTCCTACCCCGGAGCAGCAAAAGCAGATGCTCGACGCGGTGGGCGCAACTTCTCTTGATGCGCTGATTGCGCAGATTGTCCCGGCTGATATTCAGCTGGCGCAGCCGCCACAGACCGGCGAGGCTGCCACCGAATTTGCCGCACTGGCTGAGTTGAAAGCCATTGCGGGTCGCAACAAGCGTTTTAAATCTTATATCGGCATGGGCTACGCGGGCGTGCAAACGCCGCCGGTTATTCTGCGCAACATGCTGGAAAACCCAGGCTGGTATACCGCGTATACACCGTATCAGCCGGAAGTCTCCCAGGGCCGCCTTGAGGCACTGCTTAACTTCCAGCAGCTTACGCTGGATTTAACTGGCATGGATCTCGCGTCTGCCTCGCTGCTCGACGAAGCGACCGCCGCCGCTGAAGCGATGGCGATGGCAAAGCGCATCAGCAAGCTCAAAAGCGCCAACCGTTTCTTTGTGGCGCAGGATATTCATCCGCAGACGCTGGACGTGGTGCGCACCCGCGCTGAAACCTTTGGCTTTGACGTAATTGTGGATGAGGCGCACAAAGCGCTCGACCATCAGGACCTGTTCGGCGTGTTGCTTCAGCAGGTGGGCACCACTGGTGAGGTTCACGATTACAGCGCGCTAATCACCGAGCTGAAAAGCCGTAAAGTGGTCGTCAGCGTGGCGGCCGATATGATGGCGCTGGTGCTGCTGACGGCGCCGGGCAAGCAGGGCGCAGATATTGTCTTTGGCTCCGCGCAGCGTTTTGGTGTGCCGATGGGCTACGGCGGGCCGCACGCGGCGTTTTTTGCCGTCAGTGACGAACATAAACGTGCGATGCCAGGGCGCATTATTGGCGTTTCCCGTGATGCAGCAGGTAACACCGCGCTGCGCATGGCGATGCAGACGCGCGAGCAGCATATTCGTCGTGAAAAGGCTAACTCCAACATCTGTACCTCGCAGGTACTGCTGGCGAATATTGCCGGGCTGTACGCGGTCTGGCACGGACCTGAAGGCCTCAAACGCATTGCTAACCGTATTCATCGCTTCACCGACATTCTGGCGGTGGGCCTGCAAAACAAAGGCCTGCATCTGCGCCATAGCAGCTGGTTCGACACGCTGTGTGTGGAAGTGGCTGACAAAGCCAGTGTGCTGGCACGTGCGCAAGCGCGCGAAATTAACCTGCGCAGTGACCTGCCGGGCGCAGTCGGCATCACGCTTGATGAAACCACCACGCGCGAAGATGTGATTGCGCTGTTTGACGTGCTGTTGGGCGACGGTCATGGTCTGGACCCACAGACGCTCGATAAAGACGTGGCGCACGACAGCCGCTCTATTCCTCAGGCGATGCTGCGTGACGATGCCATCCTGGCGCATCCGGTGTTTAACAGCTACCACAGCGAAACCGAGATGATGCGCTACATGCACAGCCTTGAGCGCAAGGACCTGGCGTTGAACCAGGCCATGATCCCGCTTGGCTCCTGCACCATGAAGCTTAACGCCGCAGCGGAAATGATCCCCATTACCTGGCCGGAATTTGCCGAGCTGCATCCGTTCTGCCCGGCGAACCAGGCTGAAGGCTATCACCAGATGATTGCCCAGCTTTCGGAATGGCTGGTCAAACTCACCGGCTATGATGCGCTGTGCATGCAGCCGAACTCCGGTGCACAGGGCGAATACGCAGGCCTGTTGGCAATTCGTCGCTATCACGAGAGCCGCAATGAAGGGCATCGCGATATCTGTCTTATCCCGAGTTCAGCGCACGGCACTAACCCGGCGTCTGCACAAATGGCGGGCATGCAGGTGGTGGTGGTGGCCTGTGATAAAGACGGCAACATCGATCTCGCCGATCTGCGTGCTAAAGCCGAGCAGGCGGGCAGCCAGCTTTCCTGCATCATGGTGACTTACCCGTCCACCCACGGCGTGTATGAAGAAACCATTCGCGAAGCCTGCGAAGTGGTGCATGAGTTCGGCGGCCAGGTTTACCTGGACGGCGCAAACATGAACGCCCAGGTCGGCATTACCACGCCGGGCTTTATCGGCGCGGATGTGTCGCACCTTAACCTGCATAAAACGTTCTGTATCCCGCACGGCGGCGGCGGACCGGGCATGGGACCTATCGGCGTGAAAGCGCATCTGGCACCGTTTGTGCCGGGCCACAGCGTGGTGCAGATTGAAGATATGCTTACCACTCAGGGCGCGGTATCTGCGGCTCCGTTTGGCAGCGCATCCATTCTGCCGATAAGCTGGATGTACATCCGCATGATGGGGGCGCAGGGGCTGAAAAAGGCAAGTCAGGTGGCAATCCTTAACGCCAACTACATTGCCAGCCGCCTGAAGGACGCCTGGCCGGTGCTGTACACCGGGCGCGACGGCCGCGTGGCCCACGAATGTATTCTTGACGTGCGCCCGCTCAAAGAGCAGACCGGCATCAGCGAGCTGGATGTGGCCAAGCGCCTGATTGACTACGGCTTCCATGCGCCGACCATGTCATTCCCGGTTGCGGGTACGCTGATGGTGGAGCCAACGGAGTCTGAAAGTAAAGTCGAGCTGGACCGCTTTATTGACGCAATGCTGGCAATCCGTGCAGAAATCGATCGCGTGGCGAAAGGGGAGTGGCCGCTTGCGGATAACCCGCTGGTGAACGCACCGCACACGCAGCAGGAGCTGGTAGCCGAGTGGGGCCATCCGTACAGCCGCGAGTTGGCGGTATTCCCGGCGGGCAGCAGTAACAAATACTGGCCGACCGTGAAGCGCCTTGATGATGTGTGGGGCGATCGCAATCTGTTTTGTT
- the pepP gene encoding Xaa-Pro aminopeptidase: protein MTQQEFLRRRQTLLAKMAPGSAALIFAAPEATRSADSEYPYRQNSDFWYFTGFNEPEAVLVLIKSAESHNHSVLFNRVRDTNAEIWFGRRLGQEAAPEKLAVDRALAFSEIGQHLWQLLNGLDVVYHAQGLYPYADKIVFAALEKLRAGTRQNLTAPATLTDWRPWVHEMRLFKSPEEIAVLRRAGEISALAHTRAMERCRAGLFEYHLEGEIQHEFTRHGARYPSYNTIVGAGENGCILHYTENESELRDGSLVLIDAGCEYLGYAGDITRTFPVSGTFSAPQREIYDIVLESLETALTLYRPGTSIQAVTDEVVRIMVSGLVRLGILQGEVDRLVADNAHRPFFMHGLSHWLGLDVHDVGNYGQDRSRLLEPGMVLTVEPGLYISPEANVPAQYRGIGIRIEDDIVITETGNENLTASVVKRADDIEALMAAGRS from the coding sequence ATGACACAACAAGAGTTTCTCCGCCGCCGCCAGACGCTGCTGGCCAAAATGGCGCCAGGCAGTGCTGCGCTGATTTTCGCCGCACCCGAAGCGACGCGCAGCGCCGACAGTGAATATCCCTATCGTCAGAACAGTGATTTCTGGTACTTCACCGGTTTCAATGAACCGGAGGCCGTGCTGGTGCTTATCAAAAGTGCTGAGAGCCACAATCACAGCGTGCTGTTTAACCGGGTGCGCGATACGAACGCAGAAATCTGGTTTGGCCGCCGGTTAGGGCAGGAAGCCGCACCGGAAAAACTGGCGGTTGACCGCGCGCTGGCGTTTAGCGAAATCGGCCAGCATCTCTGGCAACTGCTTAACGGGCTGGACGTGGTGTATCACGCGCAGGGGCTTTATCCTTACGCGGATAAAATTGTCTTTGCCGCGCTCGAAAAACTGCGGGCGGGCACGCGCCAGAATCTGACGGCACCGGCAACGCTCACCGACTGGCGTCCCTGGGTGCATGAAATGCGCCTGTTTAAATCGCCAGAAGAAATCGCCGTGCTGCGCCGCGCCGGTGAAATCAGCGCGCTGGCCCACACCCGGGCGATGGAGCGCTGCCGTGCCGGGTTGTTTGAATATCATCTTGAAGGGGAGATTCAACACGAATTTACCCGCCACGGCGCGCGTTATCCCTCCTATAACACCATTGTTGGCGCCGGAGAAAACGGCTGCATTCTGCATTACACCGAAAACGAAAGCGAACTGCGTGACGGCTCTCTGGTGCTGATTGACGCGGGCTGCGAATACCTCGGCTACGCGGGCGATATCACCCGCACCTTCCCGGTGAGCGGTACATTTAGCGCCCCGCAGCGTGAAATTTACGACATTGTGCTGGAGTCGTTGGAAACTGCGCTGACGCTCTATCGTCCCGGCACTTCCATACAGGCCGTCACCGATGAGGTGGTGCGCATCATGGTCAGTGGCCTGGTGCGCCTGGGGATTTTGCAGGGCGAAGTCGATCGGTTGGTTGCCGATAATGCGCATCGTCCTTTCTTTATGCATGGTCTTAGCCACTGGCTGGGGCTGGATGTGCACGATGTGGGCAACTACGGGCAGGACCGCTCGCGCCTGCTTGAGCCGGGCATGGTACTGACCGTCGAGCCGGGGTTGTATATCTCGCCGGAGGCCAATGTACCGGCACAGTATCGCGGCATTGGCATTCGTATTGAAGACGATATCGTGATTACTGAAACCGGAAACGAGAACCTCACTGCCAGCGTAGTGAAACGCGCTGACGACATTGAGGCGCTGATGGCGGCGGGGCGCTCATGA
- the ubiH gene encoding 2-octaprenyl-6-methoxyphenyl hydroxylase, translating into MSVIIVGGGINGATLALALSHLSGGKLPVHLVEATLPSSLHHPGFDARAIALAQGTCQQLTQIGVWPALADCATAINTVHVSDRGHAGFVTLQAQDYQTSALGQVVELHDVGQRLFGLLRQAPGVTLHCPQRVASCERTQDAASVTLENGDVIQGSLLVAADGSQSRLASQCGISWRKEDYGQVAVIANVSTASPHQGRAWERFTADGPLAMLPMSGGRCSLVWCHASENRDDVMSWSDARFCDELQRAFGWRLGRITHAGARSAYPLALTRASRCVTHRLALVGNAAQTLHPIAGQGFNLGMRDVMTLAETLAHSWRQSQDIGTWPVLAAWHARRRPDRAATIGVTDGLVQVFANRWAPLVAGRNVGLMAMEYLTPARDALARRTLGWVAR; encoded by the coding sequence ATGAGCGTCATCATCGTCGGCGGTGGCATTAACGGCGCAACGTTAGCCCTGGCGTTGTCGCACCTGAGCGGCGGTAAGTTGCCCGTGCATCTGGTTGAAGCGACTCTCCCGTCTTCGCTACATCATCCCGGTTTTGACGCTCGCGCCATTGCGCTGGCCCAGGGTACCTGCCAGCAGCTCACGCAGATTGGCGTCTGGCCGGCACTTGCTGATTGCGCGACGGCGATTAATACCGTGCACGTTAGCGACCGTGGCCATGCCGGTTTTGTCACGCTACAGGCGCAGGACTACCAGACATCGGCACTGGGGCAGGTGGTTGAACTCCATGATGTTGGCCAGCGACTGTTTGGGCTGCTGCGCCAGGCTCCTGGGGTGACGCTACATTGCCCGCAGCGGGTGGCCAGTTGTGAGCGCACTCAGGACGCTGCCAGCGTTACGCTTGAAAATGGCGACGTGATTCAAGGCAGTCTGCTGGTTGCTGCTGATGGCAGCCAGTCCCGGCTTGCCTCCCAGTGCGGCATTAGCTGGCGTAAAGAAGATTACGGGCAGGTTGCGGTGATTGCGAACGTCTCTACCGCGAGCCCACATCAGGGCCGGGCCTGGGAGCGTTTCACCGCCGACGGCCCGCTGGCAATGTTACCCATGTCCGGCGGGCGTTGCTCGCTGGTGTGGTGCCACGCCAGCGAGAATCGCGATGACGTCATGAGCTGGAGCGATGCGCGCTTTTGTGATGAGCTACAGCGTGCGTTTGGCTGGCGGCTTGGTCGCATTACCCACGCAGGCGCCCGCAGCGCCTATCCGCTGGCGCTGACCCGCGCGTCGCGCTGCGTTACGCACCGCCTGGCGCTGGTCGGCAATGCCGCGCAAACCCTGCATCCCATTGCCGGGCAGGGTTTTAACCTCGGAATGCGCGATGTGATGACGCTCGCTGAAACCCTCGCTCACAGCTGGCGTCAGAGCCAGGATATCGGCACCTGGCCGGTGCTGGCAGCCTGGCACGCACGCCGCAGACCCGATCGCGCAGCGACTATTGGCGTGACGGATGGCCTGGTGCAGGTGTTTGCTAACCGCTGGGCGCCGCTGGTTGCGGGGCGCAACGTGGGGTTGATGGCGATGGAATATTTAACGCCAGCGCGCGATGCGCTGGCCAGGCGCACCCTGGGTTGGGTGGCGCGTTAA
- the gcvT gene encoding glycine cleavage system aminomethyltransferase GcvT, whose product MAQQTPLFEQHTLCGARMVDFHGWMMPLHYGSQLDEHHAVRTDAGMFDVSHMTIVDLQGSRTQEFLRYLLANDVAKLTKSGKALYTPMLNASAGVIDDLIVYYFSEDNFRLVVNSATREKDLAWITRHAEPYGVAITVRDDLSMIAVQGPQAKEKAATLFTPEQRDAVADMKPFFGVQSGDLFIATTGYTGEAGYEIALPNEKAAAFWQQLVKAGVKPCGLGARDTLRLEAGMNLYGQEMDEGVSPLAANMGWTIAWEPADRDFIGRDVLEAQREQGTEQLVGLVMTEKGVLRGELPVRFTDIHGNAQEGIITSGTFSPTLGYSIALARVPAGIGDTAIVQIRNREMPVKVTKPIFVRAGKAVA is encoded by the coding sequence ATGGCTCAGCAGACCCCTTTGTTTGAACAACATACGCTGTGCGGTGCGCGCATGGTGGACTTTCATGGCTGGATGATGCCGCTGCACTATGGCTCTCAGCTTGATGAACACCACGCAGTACGCACGGATGCCGGGATGTTTGATGTCTCCCATATGACCATTGTCGATTTACAGGGCAGCCGCACCCAGGAGTTTCTGCGATATCTGCTGGCAAACGACGTGGCGAAGCTCACTAAATCCGGCAAAGCGCTCTACACGCCTATGCTCAATGCCTCGGCGGGCGTGATTGACGACCTCATCGTGTACTACTTCTCTGAAGACAATTTCCGCCTGGTGGTGAACTCCGCTACGCGCGAAAAAGATCTTGCCTGGATAACCCGTCATGCAGAGCCTTACGGCGTGGCTATTACCGTGCGCGACGATCTGTCTATGATTGCCGTACAGGGACCGCAGGCGAAGGAAAAAGCGGCAACGCTGTTTACCCCTGAACAGCGCGACGCGGTAGCCGATATGAAGCCCTTTTTCGGCGTGCAGTCCGGTGACTTGTTTATTGCGACCACCGGTTACACCGGTGAAGCCGGTTACGAGATTGCCCTGCCGAATGAAAAGGCGGCAGCGTTCTGGCAGCAGTTGGTGAAAGCTGGCGTCAAACCCTGCGGCCTGGGAGCACGCGACACGCTGCGCCTGGAAGCGGGTATGAACCTGTACGGACAGGAGATGGACGAAGGCGTATCACCGCTCGCCGCCAACATGGGCTGGACCATCGCCTGGGAACCGGCCGATCGTGACTTTATCGGTCGTGATGTGCTCGAAGCACAGCGCGAGCAGGGTACGGAACAACTGGTTGGTCTGGTCATGACGGAAAAAGGCGTGCTGCGCGGTGAGCTGCCGGTACGTTTTACCGACATACACGGCAATGCGCAGGAAGGCATTATCACCAGCGGCACGTTCTCACCGACGCTTGGCTACAGCATTGCGCTGGCGCGCGTACCGGCGGGCATTGGCGATACCGCCATCGTGCAAATCCGCAACCGTGAAATGCCGGTCAAAGTGACCAAACCCATTTTTGTTCGCGCCGGTAAAGCCGTCGCATAG